The following are from one region of the Coffea eugenioides isolate CCC68of chromosome 2, Ceug_1.0, whole genome shotgun sequence genome:
- the LOC113759328 gene encoding metalloendoproteinase 4-MMP-like, translating to MFSLFFGFVLLPLLISSPCLSARTTPIYQDRTLPAKNYTYKWQNFEKFLDASRGSQVSDMSELKKYFHHFGYLKVEEEMNFTDLFDEKFELAVNKYQAKLGLPVTGKLDSKTIDQIMSPRCGVRDVPKMLHATRHYAFFGGQPRWDRSIPMTLTYAFSPVNLITSLSLQDIRDACKRAFGHWASVIPVTFVETDDYGFADIKIGFYRGDHGDEEAFDGVLGILGHAFSPESGRFHLDAAETWAVDFQVEKSDEAIDLESVATHEIGHLLGLAHTSVKEAVMYPSLKPREKKIDLKLDDIRGIQALYGSNPNFSIQNLSESDLSSNYAVDLRIGSLSTCCVLLLGLVSFLCL from the coding sequence ATGTTTTCGTTATTTTTTGGATTTGTTCTCCTGCCTCTTCTCATTTCCTCACCATGCCTCTCTGCTAGAACAACTCCAATCTACCAAGATAGAACCTTACCCGCTAAAAATTACACCTACAAAtggcaaaattttgaaaaattcctAGATGCCAGCAGAGGAAGCCAAGTTAGTGACATGTCCGAGCTCAAGAAATATTTCCATCATTTTGGCTATCTGAaggttgaagaagaaatgaacttcACCGATTTATTCGATGAAAAATTTGAGCTAGCCGTGAATAAATACCAAGCAAAGTTAGGCCTTCCAGTTACAGGTAAGCTAGACTCCAAAACAATTGATCAAATCATGTCACCTAGGTGTGGCGTAAGAGACGTGCCTAAAATGTTGCACGCAACAAGGCATTATGCATTTTTCGGAGGCCAGCCGAGGTGGGATCGGAGCATACCGATGACTCTAACTTATGCATTTTCTCCTGTGAATTTGATCACTTCTTTGAGCCTGCAAGATATAAGGGATGCTTGCAAACGTGCCTTTGGACATTGGGCATCAGTTATTCCCGTGACATTCGTGGAAACGGATGATTACGGTTTTGCAGATatcaaaatagggttttacaggGGTGATCACGGAGATGAGGAGGCTTTTGACGGAGTGCTTGGGATTCTGGGTCATGCATTTTCACCAGAGAGCGGGAGATTTCACCTTGATGCAGCTGAGACATGGGCTGTGGATTTTCAAGTGGAGAAGTCGGACGAGGCGATTGACTTGGAGTCCGTGGCTACGCATGAAATTGGGCATTTGTTAGGGTTGGCACACACTTCAGTTAAGGAAGCTGTTATGTACCCAAGTTTGAAGCCCAGAGAAAAGAAGATTGACTTGAAGCTTGATGATATTAGGGGGATACAAGCTCTTTATGGTTCGAATCCTAATTTCAGTATTCAGAATTTGTCAGAATCTGATCTATCCTCAAACTATGCAGTTGATTTAAGAATTGGTTCGTTGTCAACTTGTTGTGTCTTGCTTCTGGGACTGGTGTCATTCTTGTGTCTTTAA
- the LOC113763172 gene encoding uncharacterized protein LOC113763172, whose protein sequence is MVDYEIVCSMCGDVGFPEKLFRCNKCRNRFQHSYCSNYYRESSEPTEVCDWCKSEERNSGRHGGSSSRKSSAGNDGGMNSRSDYSGERVKQHDRQEGSERGGKNPSGTPSPRPGTRRYKLLKDVMC, encoded by the exons ATGGTGGATTATGAGATAGTCTGTTCCATGTGCGGCGATGTTGGCTTCCCGGAAAAGCTCTTCCGCTGCAACAAGTGCCGCAACCGCTTCCAACACTC gTATTGCAGCAACTACTATCGTGAATCATCAGAGCCAACAGAAGTATGTGATTGGTGTAAAAGTGAGGAAAGGAATAGTGGTCGGCACGGTGGCTCATCGTCGAGGAAATCTTCGGCCGGAAATGATGGGGGGATGAACAGCAGATCAGATTACTCAGGCGAGAGAGTCAAGCAGCACGATCGCCAAGAGGGCTCTGAAAGAGGAGGAAAAAATCCCAGCGGCACGCCTTCCCCCCGCCCCGGAACTCGCAGGTACAAGCTTCTCAAGGATGTAATGTGCTAA
- the LOC113760413 gene encoding probable plastid-lipid-associated protein 11, chloroplastic, producing the protein MTARGLYIPAIPTPNHLPPFTSKSPLFPPPFGHHHRFSATTLTRSSLTDQPQTLSAKSHLLTLISDQERGLNTQSNPQKLSQIIQAIDAVAELGRGTTTTDDSLSATWRMLWTTEKEQLYIIKNASVFGTKAGDVLQVIDVQNKTLNNVITFPPDGVFFVRSTIEIASSQRVNFRFTSAVLRGKNWELPLPPFGQGWFETLYLDNEIRVVKDIRGDYLVVERAPYSWKE; encoded by the exons ATGACGGCCAGAGGCCTTTACATTCCCGCCATACCCACCCCCAACCACCTCCCACCCTTCACTTCAAAATCCCCGCTATTCCCACCACCCTTCGGCCACCACCACCGTTTCTCCGCCACTACTCTCACCCGCTCTTCCCTCACAGACCAGCCCCAGACGCTCTCAGCTAAGAGCCACCTCCTCACCCTCATCAGTGACCAAGAACGCGGCCTCAACACCCAATCCAACCCACAAAAGCTCTCCCAGATCATCCAAGCCATTGATGCCGTAGCCGAGCTCGGCCGGGGCACAACCACCACCGACGACTCCCTCTCTGCCACGTGGCGGATGCTGTGGACCACGGAGAAAGAGCAGCTCTACATCATAAAAAACGCATCAGTTTTTGGTACCAAAGCCGGTGATGTTTTGCAAGTGATTGATGTCCAGAACAAAACCCTCAATAATGTCATCACTTTCCCACCTGATGGGGTCTTCTTCGTCCGGTCTACTATCGAAATCGCATCCTCACAGCGGGTGAATTTCAG GTTTACGAGTGCAGTCCTTCGTGGGAAGAATTGGGAGTTGCCTTTGCCTCCTTTTGGCCAAGGGTG GTTTGAGACCCTGTACCTTGACAATGAGATTCGGGTTGTGAAAGATATTAGGGGAGACTATTTGGTTGTTGAACGGGCTCCCTATTCTTGGAAGGAATGA